One part of the Clostridia bacterium genome encodes these proteins:
- a CDS encoding GNAT family N-acetyltransferase — translation MEFIKCTMRELAAVSDLYEKTLSHLEATVNYPKWTKEYPSIKSVGEAISRGEQYACTKNGEVLGAVVLNDDPRGDYGAGDWSRELKEGEYLVIHTLAVSPQASRRGIGAYMVDCAVIEARNAGYKAIRIDVVPDNTPAIALYMKKGFKFAGVKDLKRNIKEIPLFALYELNI, via the coding sequence ATGGAATTTATAAAATGTACGATGCGCGAGCTTGCGGCCGTGTCCGATTTATACGAAAAGACGCTTTCGCATCTTGAGGCGACGGTAAATTACCCGAAATGGACAAAGGAATATCCGAGCATTAAAAGCGTAGGCGAAGCCATATCGCGCGGCGAACAGTACGCCTGCACAAAAAACGGCGAGGTGCTGGGAGCCGTTGTATTAAACGACGACCCGCGGGGAGATTACGGCGCGGGCGACTGGAGCCGCGAACTTAAAGAGGGCGAATATCTTGTCATACATACGCTGGCCGTTTCGCCGCAGGCTTCGCGCAGGGGCATAGGCGCTTATATGGTGGACTGCGCCGTTATAGAGGCGCGCAATGCGGGATACAAAGCCATACGCATAGACGTCGTGCCCGACAATACTCCGGCGATAGCGCTTTACATGAAAAAAGGCTTTAAGTTTGCGGGAGTGAAGGACCTTAAAAGAAATATTAAGGAGATACCGCTGTTCGCCCTGTACGAATTGAATATTTGA
- a CDS encoding tryptophanase: protein MPQIKFYKRDPIPVEMHKVKIVQKLELLPADQRLKKMYDAGFNTFQLHNGDIFMDMLTDSGVNAMSDNMQSAMLRADDAYAGSETFFRMRDKLEEIFGIKYFLPAHQGRACENILATYFVKPDSCVIMNYHFTTAKAHITRLKGRVEELVADEGLIAKSDLPFKGNMDLDKLEACIKKETPENVAFIRIEAGTNLIGGQPISYENMKAVTEIAKKYNIVTVMDASLLQDNIYFNKIREESLKDKTPAEILRMIADLFDIIYFSGRKFGFARGGGILVRDEALFHSMEDLVPMFEGFLTYGGMSVKEMEAMTVGFDESLDMDVISQGPQFIDYCVRKLDEYGVPVITPGGGLGAHLNAMEFVGHIPQQQYPAGALVCAMYLCGGIRGMERGTLSEERNADGSERFASMELVRLALPRRVFTLSQTEYVIDRVKWVYDHREMIGGLEFVHEPATLRFFTGILKPVSDWPEKLVAAYKAEFGDDQ, encoded by the coding sequence ATGCCGCAGATAAAATTCTATAAGCGCGACCCTATACCGGTCGAGATGCACAAGGTAAAGATAGTACAGAAGCTCGAGCTGCTTCCCGCAGACCAGAGGCTTAAAAAGATGTACGACGCCGGATTCAACACGTTCCAGCTCCACAACGGAGATATTTTTATGGACATGCTCACCGACTCCGGCGTAAACGCGATGAGCGACAATATGCAGTCTGCTATGCTTCGCGCCGACGACGCTTATGCGGGAAGCGAGACGTTCTTCCGCATGAGGGACAAGCTGGAGGAGATATTCGGAATAAAATACTTCCTGCCCGCGCATCAGGGACGCGCCTGCGAGAATATTTTGGCAACGTACTTCGTAAAGCCCGACAGCTGTGTCATAATGAATTATCACTTCACGACTGCCAAGGCTCATATAACGAGACTTAAGGGGCGCGTTGAGGAGCTCGTAGCAGACGAAGGGCTTATCGCAAAGAGCGATCTGCCGTTCAAGGGCAATATGGATCTTGATAAGCTCGAGGCCTGCATAAAGAAGGAGACGCCAGAAAACGTGGCGTTCATACGCATAGAGGCGGGCACCAACCTTATCGGCGGACAGCCCATATCGTACGAGAACATGAAGGCTGTGACGGAGATAGCAAAAAAATACAACATAGTCACCGTAATGGACGCTTCGCTTCTTCAGGACAACATATACTTCAATAAAATACGCGAGGAAAGCTTAAAGGACAAGACGCCCGCCGAGATATTAAGAATGATAGCCGACCTTTTTGATATAATCTACTTCTCGGGAAGAAAATTCGGCTTTGCGCGCGGCGGCGGCATACTCGTGCGCGACGAGGCGCTGTTTCACTCAATGGAGGACCTCGTGCCCATGTTCGAGGGCTTCCTTACATACGGCGGTATGTCCGTAAAGGAGATGGAAGCCATGACGGTAGGCTTCGACGAGTCGCTCGATATGGACGTGATCTCCCAGGGCCCGCAGTTCATAGATTACTGCGTAAGAAAGCTCGACGAATACGGCGTGCCCGTTATAACTCCCGGCGGCGGCCTGGGCGCGCATCTTAACGCGATGGAATTCGTCGGTCACATCCCGCAGCAGCAGTATCCGGCAGGCGCGCTCGTATGCGCTATGTATCTGTGCGGCGGCATACGCGGTATGGAGAGAGGCACGCTTTCCGAAGAGAGAAACGCCGACGGAAGCGAGCGCTTCGCGTCGATGGAGCTCGTTCGTCTTGCTCTGCCGCGCAGAGTGTTCACGCTTTCGCAGACAGAATATGTTATCGACCGCGTGAAGTGGGTGTATGACCACAGAGAGATGATAGGCGGCCTCGAATTCGTTCACGAGCCGGCGACGCTAAGGTTCTTTACGGGAATATTAAAGCCCGTATCCGATTGGCCCGAAAAGCTCGTTGCGGCTTATAAGGCTGAGTTCGGTGACGATCAATAA
- a CDS encoding alpha/beta-type small acid-soluble spore protein has product MSRNNSNKLSVPKAKDAMNRFKMEAANEVGVNLNQGYNGDLTSRQAGSIGGQMVKKMIQAYEESLSK; this is encoded by the coding sequence ATGTCCCGTAACAACAGCAATAAGCTTTCGGTCCCGAAGGCCAAGGACGCCATGAACAGATTTAAGATGGAAGCGGCAAACGAGGTCGGCGTAAACTTAAATCAGGGCTATAACGGCGACCTTACTTCAAGACAGGCCGGCTCTATCGGCGGCCAGATGGTCAAGAAGATGATACAGGCTTACGAGGAAAGCCTGTCTAAATAA